The proteins below are encoded in one region of Candidatus Hydrogenedentota bacterium:
- a CDS encoding Gfo/Idh/MocA family oxidoreductase: MKSTAVGAGLAALMEGAGADDKPIQGFEDTGSNTRTDKAWEPVSDRKIRMGIVGYGVCKFGAAFELQNHPNVEVVAVSDLIPDRCAELAKACRCAKTYPSLEELVKDDAIEAVFVATDAPSHARHCMDVLKHGKHVASAVPAVFGSLEDADRLYQAVKKSGLNYMMFETSAFHDDCYAMREIYKAGGFGAMVYSEGEYYHYMDTPIDSYKGWRVGLPPQWYPTHSNAYYTCVTGGSFTEVSCMGLPSVLPHLQPGNNPYKNPYGTEIALFRTSEGGMARMAVSWDTPGHGGEMGRVRGQKGSMVNGKYDGVADIGPVVLAKPPLPPSVAAGGHGGSHGYLGDEFVMSILQARKPLIDIAWALNMTVSGIVAHRSALKDGEHLKIPQYTL; this comes from the coding sequence ATGAAAAGTACGGCGGTAGGGGCGGGTCTCGCGGCGCTGATGGAAGGAGCCGGCGCGGACGACAAACCGATTCAGGGCTTTGAGGATACCGGGAGCAACACGCGCACGGACAAGGCGTGGGAACCGGTTTCCGACCGTAAAATCCGCATGGGCATCGTGGGCTACGGCGTGTGCAAGTTCGGGGCGGCCTTTGAGCTGCAGAACCATCCCAATGTCGAGGTGGTCGCGGTCAGCGATCTCATTCCCGATCGCTGTGCGGAACTCGCGAAGGCCTGCCGATGCGCCAAAACCTATCCGTCGCTCGAGGAACTGGTCAAGGACGACGCGATCGAAGCCGTGTTCGTGGCGACGGACGCGCCCAGCCATGCTCGTCATTGCATGGATGTTCTCAAGCATGGCAAGCACGTGGCCAGCGCGGTGCCGGCGGTGTTCGGATCGCTCGAAGACGCGGATCGGCTGTATCAAGCCGTCAAAAAGTCCGGACTCAATTACATGATGTTCGAGACCAGCGCGTTCCATGACGACTGTTACGCGATGCGCGAGATCTACAAGGCGGGCGGATTCGGAGCGATGGTGTATTCCGAGGGCGAGTACTATCACTACATGGACACGCCGATCGATTCGTATAAAGGTTGGCGCGTGGGATTGCCTCCCCAATGGTATCCGACGCACTCGAACGCTTATTACACCTGTGTCACCGGTGGAAGTTTCACGGAAGTGTCGTGCATGGGCCTTCCGAGCGTCCTGCCGCATCTTCAACCCGGCAACAACCCGTACAAGAATCCCTACGGCACCGAGATTGCCCTGTTCCGCACAAGCGAGGGCGGAATGGCGCGGATGGCCGTCAGTTGGGATACGCCGGGGCACGGCGGCGAAATGGGGCGTGTCCGCGGGCAGAAAGGCTCGATGGTGAACGGGAAATACGATGGCGTCGCGGATATCGGCCCGGTGGTTCTTGCCAAGCCGCCGTTGCCGCCGTCGGTTGCGGCGGGTGGACACGGCGGTTCGCACGGCTATCTGGGCGACGAGTTTGTAATGTCCATTTTGCAGGCGCGCAAACCCCTGATTGACATTGCCTGGGCGCTGAACATGACGGTTTCGGGCATCGTCGCGCACCGGTCCGCGTTGAAAGACGGCGAACACTTGAAAATTCCCCAGTACACCCTGTAA
- a CDS encoding type IV pilus twitching motility protein PilT, with the protein MATSEEAAGQDAGSSGITLHKILAYAVKYGASDIHLKVPRPPAVRIDGVIRFIGDTPLTQDDMLRFLDDILTPEQKARFLEVGDADCALGVPGLGRFRVNCLKQRGTVGIVLRHVKGKAPNFDMLNLPEASMMKIVEMRRGLVLVTGTTGSGKSTTLAAIIDKINQTRPDHIVTLEDPIEFLHTDKRSSITQREVSIDTRDFKTALRAVMREDPDVILIGEMRDNETFQACISAAETGHLVFSTLHTTNAMMTIDRILDLFPAEQHQQVRSQLALQLRALVAQRLVPSADGKGRVPAVEVMFNTPAIAALIRENQLKLIGNAIAGGKEDGMQTFNMSLVDLVNRKLIRQEDAELASDNPDELKMNLQGIYLSQGRGGILKR; encoded by the coding sequence ATGGCCACATCGGAAGAAGCCGCCGGTCAGGACGCCGGTTCATCAGGCATCACGCTCCACAAGATTCTGGCGTACGCGGTCAAGTATGGGGCGTCCGACATTCATCTCAAGGTGCCGCGCCCTCCGGCGGTGCGCATAGACGGGGTCATCCGTTTTATCGGCGACACCCCGCTGACTCAGGACGACATGTTGCGTTTTCTGGACGACATCCTGACGCCGGAACAAAAGGCGCGATTTCTCGAAGTCGGCGACGCGGACTGTGCGCTGGGCGTTCCCGGGTTGGGGCGCTTCCGGGTCAACTGCCTCAAGCAGCGCGGCACGGTGGGAATTGTTTTGCGCCATGTAAAAGGCAAGGCGCCCAATTTCGACATGCTCAACCTGCCCGAGGCCAGCATGATGAAAATCGTGGAGATGCGCCGCGGACTGGTTCTGGTGACCGGCACCACGGGCAGCGGGAAATCAACGACGCTTGCCGCCATCATAGACAAGATCAACCAGACGCGGCCGGATCACATCGTGACGCTTGAAGACCCGATCGAGTTTTTGCACACGGACAAGCGCAGCAGCATCACGCAGCGCGAGGTTTCGATCGATACGCGCGATTTCAAGACCGCTCTGCGCGCGGTGATGCGCGAGGATCCCGACGTAATCCTCATCGGCGAAATGCGCGACAACGAGACGTTCCAGGCGTGCATTTCCGCGGCGGAAACCGGCCACCTCGTGTTCAGCACGCTCCATACGACGAACGCCATGATGACCATTGATCGCATTCTCGACCTTTTTCCCGCCGAGCAGCACCAGCAGGTCCGATCGCAATTGGCTCTTCAGTTGCGCGCGCTGGTGGCGCAGCGGCTCGTCCCCTCGGCGGACGGCAAGGGGCGCGTGCCCGCCGTGGAGGTCATGTTCAACACGCCGGCCATCGCGGCGCTCATCCGGGAAAACCAGCTCAAGCTGATCGGCAATGCGATTGCCGGCGGGAAGGAAGACGGCATGCAGACGTTCAACATGAGCCTGGTGGATTTGGTGAACAGGAAATTGATCCGGCAGGAGGACGCCGAATTGGCCTCCGACAACCCCGACGAACTCAAAATGAACCTGCAAGGGATTTATTTGAGCCAGGGTCGCGGCGGCATCCTGAAACGATAA
- the ilvN gene encoding acetolactate synthase small subunit: MKHTVSCLVQNRRGVLAQVSEAFAAKGINIESLAVAETEDPDVSRATIVVTGDDATVAEAERQCRSLEVVIRLEDLASEEFHARELMLVKLRVTPGAIPSIMQAAELFQARVIGMSDRTITLELAGEHRAIDGFLKLVRPWGIVSLARSGLIAVSAHDEEDHSPETRGSAA; encoded by the coding sequence ATGAAACACACCGTTTCGTGTCTGGTGCAAAACCGGCGCGGGGTGCTCGCGCAGGTAAGCGAGGCCTTTGCGGCCAAGGGCATCAACATTGAAAGCCTGGCCGTGGCGGAAACCGAGGACCCCGACGTCAGCCGCGCCACGATCGTCGTTACGGGCGACGACGCGACCGTGGCCGAGGCGGAGCGGCAGTGCCGGTCGCTCGAGGTGGTCATTCGGTTGGAAGACTTGGCCAGCGAGGAGTTTCACGCCCGCGAACTGATGCTCGTGAAACTGCGCGTCACACCCGGCGCGATTCCAAGCATCATGCAGGCGGCGGAACTGTTTCAGGCGCGCGTTATCGGCATGAGCGACCGCACGATTACGCTTGAATTGGCGGGTGAACACCGTGCGATCGACGGATTCCTCAAGTTGGTGCGTCCGTGGGGCATTGTCTCGCTGGCCCGGAGCGGTTTGATTGCGGTTTCCGCCCACGACGAAGAGGATCATTCGCCCGAAACAAGGGGAAGCGCGGCATGA